Proteins encoded within one genomic window of Halocatena marina:
- a CDS encoding PAS domain S-box protein: MSSRHASEDVYAETLSVFEHTDHPNEPLTSPEIADSLDCPRRTAYKRLQKLVDLGALRTKKVSSSGRVWWRLSTTSTDDLDASKSDRSELEAGQATKSRYQRFVEQSLVGVCIIQDGIVKYVNPTFTDILGYTPDEALGESVLDFVAEDERARVAEYVRQREHGEIDVIRYEGRGKHADGTAVDVEIHGDLIEYEGEPAILGTLVDMSERKERERELEDYRIAVENVRDGVYMTDADRRFTMVNDAYCELTGYTREELLGSSFSQVVDNEGLSQSAELIQDLREGERDVASTDSYHYTPDGERIPVENRFTIRPDDEAFQGTTGVVRDITDRLERERELREQRDRYHRLVETSSASIVIYTADGTIAYVNDAATDRLAANAADDLLGESAIEFVHPDDRFETTERIQRVIDERVAHSPIETKLIDANGRLKHAILTSTPIMHEGEPAAQIVVNDITDRKERERQLELYETIFETINDGVYAVDGEGYFTMVNEAYANMVGYDREELCGEHVSLIVDETIIATAEEVEAEMRRGEGDEPKVEADLQRSDGETTTAEATFSLLPGEALHERVGVVRDITERKEQERRLEQQRQEVAALNHLQGVALNVSDIVLGQSTRTEMEQRVCERLAASNVYDFAWIGHTSRDGRELTAHAATGASGHLTDITISLDENDPTGQGPIAQAMNTQSVQLSRNICEDPAYEQWCEDRDCQTHSVIAVPIVYKGRRYGVLNLYTERSATIGDIEQAIIRQLAEIVGHAITALERGKSLLADRMIEVEYYSTVLAEPLVSKVDGALELSSDRAIHLDDDDYLHYYTIDGLTAEQCMELVDEFPSVTSARVLIEEGDHVRIAVRMTDDTLAALFWRFDGRTKSTEITNDELRVVGELPATANVRAVTEAVEEIHPDMEFAGQRYITRQQVSPGEFRTVIEDSLTDRQRTALEAACYSGFFDSPRESSGEDVAASLDISSSTFHQHLRKAQKKLLNVAFGNALQ, from the coding sequence ATGTCCTCACGGCACGCTTCGGAGGACGTCTATGCAGAGACGCTCTCTGTCTTCGAACACACCGATCACCCGAACGAGCCCCTGACCTCGCCAGAGATTGCCGATTCTCTTGATTGCCCCCGTCGGACTGCCTACAAGCGACTGCAGAAACTCGTCGATCTGGGCGCGCTCAGGACGAAGAAAGTCAGTTCCAGTGGACGAGTCTGGTGGCGACTATCAACTACCTCGACAGACGACCTCGATGCTTCGAAAAGCGATCGGAGCGAACTCGAAGCCGGGCAGGCAACGAAGTCTCGATATCAACGCTTCGTTGAGCAGAGTCTCGTAGGCGTCTGCATCATTCAGGACGGAATAGTGAAGTACGTCAACCCGACATTCACCGATATTCTTGGCTACACTCCGGACGAGGCACTCGGTGAATCAGTATTGGACTTCGTGGCGGAGGACGAACGAGCCAGAGTCGCTGAGTACGTCCGCCAACGTGAACACGGTGAAATCGACGTTATTCGGTACGAAGGACGGGGAAAACATGCAGATGGGACAGCAGTTGACGTTGAAATCCACGGTGATCTCATCGAGTACGAAGGCGAGCCAGCGATCCTCGGGACACTCGTTGATATGAGTGAGCGAAAAGAACGCGAACGCGAGCTCGAAGACTATCGAATCGCTGTCGAGAACGTTCGCGATGGTGTGTATATGACCGACGCAGATCGCCGGTTTACGATGGTCAACGATGCCTACTGTGAGTTGACGGGCTATACGCGCGAGGAACTCCTCGGATCGTCCTTCTCCCAAGTGGTCGACAATGAAGGGCTATCGCAGTCGGCGGAACTGATCCAAGATCTACGTGAGGGAGAGCGTGACGTTGCGAGTACAGACAGTTACCACTACACTCCCGATGGTGAGCGAATTCCCGTCGAAAATCGATTCACGATCCGTCCAGACGATGAGGCATTCCAAGGGACGACTGGCGTCGTTCGAGATATTACGGATCGTCTCGAACGCGAACGGGAACTACGAGAGCAGCGCGATCGCTACCACCGTCTCGTCGAAACCTCATCCGCGTCGATCGTCATCTACACTGCGGATGGGACGATCGCGTATGTGAACGACGCAGCAACCGATCGACTCGCAGCCAACGCGGCTGATGACCTCCTCGGCGAGTCGGCAATCGAGTTCGTCCATCCAGATGACCGTTTCGAGACGACCGAGCGGATCCAACGCGTTATTGACGAACGGGTGGCTCATTCACCAATAGAAACGAAACTTATTGATGCAAACGGCAGACTCAAGCACGCAATTCTGACCAGTACCCCGATCATGCACGAGGGTGAGCCAGCGGCACAGATCGTCGTCAACGATATCACCGATCGCAAAGAACGTGAGCGTCAGCTCGAACTGTACGAGACGATTTTCGAGACAATTAACGATGGTGTGTACGCTGTCGACGGTGAGGGATACTTTACGATGGTCAACGAGGCGTACGCCAACATGGTGGGGTACGACCGCGAGGAACTCTGTGGCGAGCATGTCTCGTTGATCGTCGACGAAACGATCATCGCTACCGCCGAGGAGGTTGAAGCGGAGATGAGGAGAGGGGAGGGCGATGAACCGAAGGTCGAGGCTGACCTCCAACGATCCGACGGTGAGACGACTACCGCTGAGGCGACGTTTTCGCTTCTGCCGGGTGAGGCTCTTCACGAGCGGGTCGGTGTTGTCCGGGATATCACCGAGCGCAAGGAACAAGAGCGTCGACTCGAACAGCAACGTCAGGAGGTGGCCGCGCTTAACCATCTTCAAGGTGTCGCACTGAATGTCAGTGACATAGTACTAGGACAGTCCACGCGAACCGAGATGGAACAACGGGTTTGTGAGCGTCTCGCTGCATCAAATGTTTACGACTTCGCCTGGATCGGACACACCAGCAGGGATGGCCGAGAGCTCACCGCTCACGCGGCAACTGGAGCAAGTGGACATCTGACAGACATTACGATCTCACTCGATGAGAACGATCCAACTGGACAGGGTCCAATTGCTCAGGCAATGAATACACAGTCTGTGCAGCTCTCACGGAACATTTGTGAGGACCCTGCCTATGAACAGTGGTGTGAAGATCGTGACTGCCAGACTCACTCAGTGATTGCTGTGCCGATCGTCTACAAAGGTCGACGGTATGGCGTCTTAAACCTCTATACGGAACGTTCGGCGACGATCGGCGATATCGAACAAGCGATTATTCGGCAACTCGCGGAAATAGTAGGTCACGCAATCACTGCACTCGAACGTGGAAAATCGCTGCTGGCAGATCGAATGATTGAGGTCGAATACTACTCCACAGTGCTGGCTGAACCCCTCGTTTCGAAGGTTGATGGAGCTCTCGAGCTTTCGAGCGATCGGGCAATCCATCTGGACGACGATGACTATCTCCACTATTATACCATTGACGGACTCACTGCCGAACAGTGTATGGAACTCGTCGATGAGTTTCCATCGGTGACGAGCGCACGCGTTCTCATTGAGGAAGGTGACCACGTTCGTATTGCGGTGCGGATGACCGACGATACGTTAGCGGCGCTGTTTTGGCGGTTCGACGGACGGACGAAATCCACCGAGATTACGAATGATGAGTTGCGAGTCGTGGGCGAACTGCCAGCGACAGCAAACGTCCGTGCGGTTACAGAGGCTGTCGAAGAAATCCACCCCGACATGGAATTTGCTGGCCAACGATACATAACCCGCCAGCAAGTGTCTCCGGGTGAATTCCGAACTGTGATCGAAGACTCACTCACAGACCGCCAACGGACGGCGCTTGAGGCGGCGTGTTACTCAGGATTCTTCGATTCTCCCCGAGAGAGTTCTGGAGAAGATGTTGCCGCATCACTCGACATCAGCTCCTCGACCTTTCATCAGCATCTTCGAAAAGCTCAGAAAAAACTGCTGAATGTGGCATTTGGTAACGCCTTACAGTAG
- a CDS encoding helix-turn-helix domain-containing protein, with protein MTIRATIAIDTADFDLGEVLTAHDTFAELTQFIPIDDTLVPYFWAENLDLDAYEAEVRADPRVAQLVHLNEGAGRRLYQIEWADNMDGFLKHIHTPELLVESGRGTNDRWVFRIRAQSREPLAAFQAACADEGIVLQVQNAHHNPDDPERPLYGLTDKQQEALLIAQANGYFEIPQEKSLTELADEVGISRQSFSRRLNRGLNTLLINTLCTAYKL; from the coding sequence ATGACTATTCGTGCCACAATCGCTATCGATACCGCTGACTTCGACCTCGGAGAGGTCTTAACAGCACACGATACATTCGCTGAATTGACACAATTTATTCCGATTGACGACACGCTTGTGCCGTATTTTTGGGCTGAAAATCTCGATCTCGATGCGTACGAAGCTGAAGTCCGAGCCGATCCGCGCGTTGCGCAATTGGTGCACCTCAATGAGGGTGCTGGCCGCCGTCTCTACCAGATCGAATGGGCCGACAACATGGACGGGTTCTTGAAGCATATACATACCCCAGAGTTGTTGGTTGAAAGTGGTAGAGGGACGAATGATAGGTGGGTATTCCGGATACGAGCACAAAGTCGTGAGCCGCTGGCTGCTTTTCAAGCAGCCTGTGCTGACGAGGGGATTGTTCTGCAGGTCCAGAACGCACATCACAATCCAGATGACCCGGAGCGACCACTGTACGGACTCACCGACAAACAACAGGAAGCACTCCTGATTGCACAGGCAAACGGCTACTTCGAAATTCCTCAAGAGAAATCATTAACAGAACTTGCAGACGAAGTCGGAATTAGTCGGCAATCGTTTTCTCGGCGACTCAATCGAGGACTCAATACACTTCTTATTAACACGCTATGTACAGCATACAAGCTGTAG
- a CDS encoding helix-turn-helix domain-containing protein, producing the protein MSNGNREYVFKPALGEGDSRASVAIEFLSRKWTRTIIEILLDQESLRYNELKDELDGISDKALSNALEGLEDMYLVHREVVNDRPVKVQYSLTEVGDSLGTIIDDFLEWKYEYIQYVEHIEEGANNSELQ; encoded by the coding sequence ATGAGTAACGGCAACCGTGAATATGTCTTCAAGCCAGCGCTCGGTGAAGGGGACTCTCGTGCCTCAGTTGCAATCGAGTTTCTAAGTCGGAAATGGACTCGAACCATCATCGAGATACTGCTCGATCAAGAGAGTCTTCGATACAACGAGCTCAAAGACGAACTTGATGGAATTTCGGATAAGGCACTCTCAAACGCGCTGGAGGGGCTGGAAGACATGTACTTAGTTCACCGCGAAGTGGTGAACGACCGACCGGTCAAGGTACAGTATTCGCTTACTGAAGTCGGCGACTCACTCGGAACAATAATCGACGATTTCTTGGAATGGAAATATGAATATATCCAGTACGTAGAACATATCGAGGAAGGAGCGAATAACAGCGAGCTTCAGTGA
- a CDS encoding VOC family protein, with protein MTDTQHPLTAHDVHHVGLTVPDLDEAVHFFVDVLDCEELYRKGPFGDSDGDSMERRLDVHPDATASLAMLRCGPTTNLELFEWDAPDQDEKPTKNSDAGAMHLALHVEQIDAAVASLDDRDDVTVLDSPQTNNDGPTEGLTYVYCRVEWGLYLELLEAPDRMPYADDTDERLYNPAPAWSFRPNYPE; from the coding sequence ATGACCGACACCCAGCACCCGTTGACGGCACACGACGTTCACCACGTTGGGCTGACTGTTCCGGACCTCGACGAAGCGGTTCATTTCTTCGTCGACGTCCTCGACTGTGAAGAACTGTACCGAAAAGGCCCATTCGGTGATTCTGATGGTGACTCGATGGAACGTCGCCTCGACGTTCATCCAGACGCGACAGCGTCGCTTGCGATGTTGCGGTGTGGTCCGACGACGAATCTCGAACTGTTCGAGTGGGATGCTCCCGATCAAGATGAGAAACCAACGAAAAACTCGGATGCGGGAGCGATGCATCTCGCACTCCACGTCGAACAGATTGACGCGGCTGTGGCTTCATTGGACGATCGAGACGACGTCACGGTGCTCGATAGCCCACAGACGAACAATGATGGACCAACTGAGGGCTTGACGTACGTATACTGTCGAGTGGAGTGGGGATTGTATCTCGAACTACTCGAAGCACCTGATCGGATGCCGTACGCTGACGATACCGATGAGCGGCTGTATAATCCTGCGCCCGCTTGGTCGTTTAGACCCAATTATCCGGAGTAA
- a CDS encoding twin-arginine translocation signal domain-containing protein, whose protein sequence is MRENQSTKRTRKYIDRRTLLKTGAVGAAGLAMGSGFASARLESNDEPLRGSNVHTVTSSGGAEISEKQRHEIRTRAVRDYERKNGRSVDAIGVSKPQANESNVVAYAYGLDANGRAHSYVGLAGEDTTRAEMQSGRAEALIHNRFDRRVSELSSNIKASEQQVTTMAGGTVTDTENMEQFGKFDLEYASDPYGVVGMTNYWFKDTTNSSEADAHAFHTPAGYEPGTQAFGSEYKNDWGRVFHRWNKCEMGNTNLDYGQWQPYGTKSGSTTQGYSVSVSVGYETGYATAGLSWSYSQPNVEVVDESSAYNTYNQWHLKLNSDWDDDTRTNFIGFQPSSTVSTDDWESSMGEKDICELEVKARFDNGYSHFRRLRTWNTYKIVPA, encoded by the coding sequence ATGAGAGAAAATCAATCCACAAAACGTACTCGCAAGTATATCGACAGACGAACACTCCTCAAGACCGGAGCAGTTGGGGCGGCGGGCCTTGCCATGGGATCTGGATTCGCCAGCGCACGTCTCGAATCGAACGACGAACCACTACGCGGGAGCAACGTTCATACAGTAACATCGTCGGGAGGGGCTGAAATCTCCGAAAAACAGCGTCATGAGATTCGTACGCGCGCTGTTCGAGACTACGAGCGGAAAAACGGCCGCTCGGTAGACGCCATCGGGGTAAGCAAACCGCAAGCCAATGAGAGCAACGTAGTGGCATACGCCTACGGTCTCGACGCGAACGGGAGGGCCCATTCATACGTCGGTCTCGCTGGCGAAGACACCACACGTGCAGAGATGCAGTCCGGACGGGCAGAAGCACTCATTCACAATCGATTCGACCGGCGCGTTTCTGAACTCTCCTCGAACATCAAAGCCTCGGAGCAACAGGTCACCACGATGGCTGGCGGAACAGTTACCGACACGGAAAACATGGAACAGTTCGGTAAATTTGATCTAGAGTATGCTTCAGATCCCTATGGTGTAGTAGGGATGACCAACTACTGGTTCAAAGACACGACCAATAGTTCAGAAGCAGATGCCCATGCGTTCCATACCCCTGCTGGCTACGAACCTGGGACCCAAGCGTTCGGCTCCGAGTACAAGAACGATTGGGGACGAGTGTTCCACCGATGGAACAAGTGTGAGATGGGGAATACGAATCTCGACTACGGACAGTGGCAGCCATACGGAACGAAGAGTGGGTCGACGACACAGGGATATTCGGTGAGTGTGAGTGTCGGATACGAAACCGGATACGCGACGGCCGGACTGTCGTGGTCATACAGCCAACCGAACGTCGAAGTTGTGGATGAGTCTTCAGCATACAACACCTACAACCAGTGGCACCTGAAACTGAACAGCGATTGGGACGATGATACGCGGACGAACTTCATCGGCTTTCAACCATCAAGTACCGTCTCCACGGACGACTGGGAATCCTCGATGGGTGAAAAAGATATCTGCGAACTAGAGGTCAAGGCGCGGTTCGACAACGGGTATAGCCACTTCCGACGGCTGCGGACGTGGAATACATACAAGATCGTGCCTGCCTGA
- a CDS encoding ABC transporter permease encodes MNWRPVARKEFRDLVRSKGAWLMGLLITAGAIYLMGDEPPFVQNQLGTNVVLAAFQRPVGVIVPLTAILIAYRSIAGERVSGSIKFAVGFPQTRSDILIGKILGQSVALGVPLIAAFLVAGATGIVRIGLFSLIGFASFLGLSLLYTLVNVSIATGISAAVSRPTRAAAGTFGYFLVFLLSWYRIRNWMYSLVTGETLNIFTPPASEWLFLFERLSPITAFYLITNRVLGVGNGASGYFNVLGQFQASITTNALVYDLVFTDPAPFYLTEEFGLVILGLWIIIPSALGFHVFRTADLS; translated from the coding sequence ATGAATTGGCGACCCGTCGCTCGAAAAGAGTTTCGTGATCTCGTTCGCTCGAAGGGAGCTTGGCTCATGGGACTTCTGATAACGGCTGGAGCGATCTATCTCATGGGAGACGAACCACCTTTCGTCCAGAACCAACTCGGAACCAATGTCGTACTCGCTGCTTTTCAGCGGCCGGTCGGCGTAATTGTGCCCTTGACAGCGATTCTGATTGCATACAGGTCGATCGCTGGTGAACGAGTATCGGGCAGCATCAAATTTGCTGTTGGGTTTCCACAGACCCGATCTGATATACTTATTGGCAAGATTCTCGGCCAGTCCGTAGCTCTTGGAGTTCCATTGATCGCCGCCTTTCTCGTTGCTGGTGCCACCGGGATCGTCCGTATTGGTCTCTTCTCTCTGATCGGTTTCGCCAGCTTTCTCGGTCTCTCGTTGCTGTACACGCTCGTGAACGTGAGCATTGCCACTGGCATTTCAGCGGCCGTCTCACGACCGACCCGGGCAGCGGCGGGGACGTTCGGCTATTTCCTCGTCTTCTTGCTGTCGTGGTATAGGATCCGTAACTGGATGTATTCGCTCGTAACGGGAGAGACGCTGAACATTTTCACTCCGCCTGCATCGGAGTGGCTCTTTCTGTTTGAACGACTCAGCCCGATCACAGCGTTTTATTTAATAACAAATCGGGTGCTCGGAGTCGGCAACGGCGCGAGCGGATATTTCAACGTTCTCGGTCAGTTTCAGGCGAGTATTACGACGAATGCACTCGTCTACGACCTCGTTTTTACCGACCCAGCTCCGTTCTACCTGACAGAGGAATTTGGGCTCGTGATTCTCGGACTCTGGATCATCATCCCGAGTGCGCTTGGCTTTCACGTATTTCGAACGGCTGATCTCTCATAA
- a CDS encoding DUF3179 domain-containing (seleno)protein has protein sequence MQVIEGFDTEFIPSIAEPAFERTYFGEHADDLLVIDAKSGARAYPERILNIHHMVNDIISRTPVLVSYCPLCGSAVAYDRRIDGQTLTFEFGGKIVENNLVMRDQETGSEWKQSSGECIRGELAGTNLELHPARMTTWEAFHAAHPSGVVLQRPNTEPTLFQQFAGTTTGLLEHPAGREVMDAAFSLIRAANLARNPETGTETVNIRPFLRLLQGMVELRSWISEENETGIGYKSDAMAVFQREDTFGYLALHGGPRDWEKRGPSDISSKTNVLGVTVEDEAVGFARPRIETADGIVMTRVGGTDIVVFATDEELNAFENPGFEFKPTNDPALFEADDAQWNGATGESDDGRTLSRVSTSWTYAYAWQTDHGATSFYPTES, from the coding sequence ATGCAAGTTATCGAAGGATTCGATACAGAGTTCATACCAAGCATCGCCGAGCCAGCATTTGAGAGGACGTACTTCGGAGAGCATGCGGATGATCTATTGGTTATCGACGCGAAAAGTGGAGCGCGTGCGTACCCAGAACGGATTCTCAATATTCACCATATGGTCAACGACATAATCAGTAGAACGCCTGTTCTGGTGTCCTACTGTCCACTTTGTGGGAGTGCAGTCGCATATGACCGCCGAATTGATGGGCAGACGCTGACATTCGAATTTGGAGGTAAAATTGTCGAGAACAATCTCGTGATGAGAGATCAGGAGACTGGCTCAGAATGGAAACAATCGAGCGGCGAGTGCATCCGTGGAGAGCTTGCAGGGACCAATTTAGAGTTGCATCCAGCCCGGATGACGACATGGGAAGCGTTTCACGCAGCACATCCCAGTGGAGTCGTGCTCCAGCGTCCAAACACGGAGCCGACTCTGTTCCAACAGTTCGCTGGGACAACGACGGGACTGCTTGAACATCCAGCGGGCCGTGAGGTGATGGACGCTGCGTTTAGCCTCATTCGAGCGGCCAATCTTGCTCGAAATCCAGAGACTGGGACCGAGACGGTCAACATCCGGCCATTTTTACGACTTCTCCAAGGGATGGTCGAACTCCGGAGTTGGATATCTGAAGAAAACGAAACCGGAATCGGCTACAAGAGTGATGCGATGGCTGTGTTCCAGCGTGAAGATACGTTCGGTTACCTCGCGCTGCATGGAGGACCTCGTGACTGGGAGAAGCGGGGTCCATCGGACATATCATCGAAAACCAACGTGCTGGGTGTAACAGTTGAGGACGAAGCGGTTGGCTTTGCTCGTCCACGGATCGAGACAGCCGATGGGATCGTGATGACACGTGTTGGTGGTACAGATATTGTTGTCTTCGCAACTGATGAAGAACTAAACGCATTCGAAAACCCGGGGTTCGAATTCAAGCCTACCAACGATCCGGCGTTGTTCGAAGCGGATGATGCGCAGTGGAACGGAGCCACCGGTGAGAGTGATGACGGCCGGACGCTGTCACGGGTATCAACCTCGTGGACGTACGCGTACGCGTGGCAGACCGATCATGGCGCTACTTCCTTTTATCCTACAGAGAGTTAG
- a CDS encoding family 16 glycosylhydrolase has protein sequence MIDDSSRGSRDESTSKRLRRRRFLQTAAATLGGTAIASTVSATSGSDNIGSDQVHTQAFDNNEWTLTWRDEFNQGSIDQGIWNFESGNNNGWGNNELQYYQRENAWVENNHLVIEAREEQANGFDYTSARMTTAGTFEKQYGRVDVRARLPQGQGIWPAIWMLGADIGSVGWPNCGEIDIMELIGNDIDTVHGTIHGPGYSGGNSIGGSYNNGSFADAYHVFQLTWYPDAIKFFVDGQHYFTITLYDVENSGYEWVFDDGPFFFLMNVAVGGNWPGNPDASTPFPQRMEVDYIRVYDWV, from the coding sequence ATGATCGACGACAGTTCACGCGGATCGAGAGACGAATCGACCAGCAAACGACTCCGGCGGAGACGTTTCCTGCAGACCGCGGCGGCGACACTCGGTGGCACAGCCATCGCTTCGACCGTGAGTGCTACATCCGGTAGTGACAACATAGGTTCGGATCAGGTGCACACGCAGGCGTTCGACAATAATGAGTGGACGCTCACTTGGCGCGATGAATTCAATCAGGGGTCAATCGATCAAGGCATCTGGAACTTCGAGAGTGGTAACAACAACGGGTGGGGGAATAACGAACTCCAGTACTACCAACGTGAGAACGCGTGGGTTGAGAACAATCATCTCGTCATCGAAGCCCGCGAAGAGCAAGCCAACGGCTTTGATTACACGTCCGCGCGTATGACCACTGCTGGAACGTTCGAAAAACAGTACGGTCGTGTGGACGTTCGTGCCCGTCTCCCACAGGGGCAGGGTATTTGGCCTGCAATCTGGATGCTCGGTGCCGATATCGGATCGGTCGGGTGGCCTAACTGTGGTGAAATCGACATTATGGAACTGATCGGGAACGATATCGACACCGTGCACGGCACCATCCATGGGCCTGGGTATTCCGGCGGGAACAGCATCGGTGGCTCCTACAACAACGGATCATTCGCCGACGCCTACCACGTCTTCCAACTCACGTGGTACCCCGATGCTATCAAATTCTTCGTGGACGGACAGCACTACTTCACAATCACGCTGTACGACGTGGAGAACTCGGGGTACGAATGGGTGTTCGATGACGGTCCATTCTTCTTCCTCATGAACGTTGCTGTCGGTGGCAACTGGCCCGGCAATCCCGATGCCAGCACACCGTTCCCCCAGCGCATGGAGGTTGACTACATCAGAGTCTACGACTGGGTCTAG
- a CDS encoding cation:proton antiporter, producing MSSSILQIFAIVIGLGVAAQVLADRFQVPSVPFLIIAGIAIGPEGLGLLTRETFGGALTPIVGLSVSIIIFEGAFNLNTTKLRQAPSETLGLITIGAIIAFVGTAVVVHIAVGALWGVSLLVGALLVATGPTVIRPILSVVHVRERVAATLETEGVVNDVTAAILAVAIYEAVTLQETDFTAFLRAFFSRLGIGVLIGCVVGLCVWYVLKHIDLSPRNAPQYSRLLVLASAVVAHASAETFSGEAGIVAAATVGLLLGNTDLPYEANIAEFKDDLTLLVLSFIFIMLASLIDFDSLEALGVGGLIVILAVVFVIRPLLVFVSARGDRFTLHEKLFMSFVAPRGIIPASVATLFALRIQEVRPISATRLAGTVFLVILVTVVFEGGFARHIAEYLDVIPQRVIIIGGGSVGRTLAERYLEDGQRVEIVESDRKQLEAARDAGFIVHAGDGTDPDVLPAAGIRNAKLLVAATDDDEANLRIAELAIETFNITSVIARVNMRENTEQFERLGAETLPTSLTEAWAVGDLTDETSWIVQFLRSRAIRELVVKTPDLIGVTPDEFEATLPQNTILAAVVRDGEIKSWNSSFTFERNDSLILLGWEDEIQRVIDQYPTQ from the coding sequence ATGAGCTCATCAATTTTACAAATCTTTGCGATCGTCATAGGTCTTGGAGTTGCCGCACAGGTGCTTGCTGATCGGTTTCAAGTGCCAAGTGTCCCGTTTCTCATCATTGCTGGGATTGCAATTGGGCCAGAAGGTCTGGGACTCCTCACACGCGAGACGTTCGGTGGTGCATTGACTCCAATCGTTGGGTTGAGCGTCTCGATCATCATCTTTGAAGGCGCGTTCAACCTCAACACCACGAAACTTCGACAAGCACCCTCGGAGACACTGGGTCTGATAACCATTGGTGCGATCATCGCCTTCGTGGGAACGGCTGTCGTGGTGCACATCGCTGTTGGAGCATTGTGGGGCGTCTCATTACTCGTCGGTGCGCTTCTCGTCGCAACTGGTCCAACGGTTATACGGCCGATACTTTCGGTTGTCCACGTTCGTGAGCGCGTTGCTGCTACCCTCGAAACTGAGGGGGTTGTGAACGATGTAACCGCAGCCATCTTGGCTGTTGCAATTTACGAAGCTGTTACCCTTCAGGAAACAGATTTCACTGCTTTTCTTCGAGCGTTCTTTAGCCGTCTCGGAATTGGAGTTCTTATTGGGTGCGTTGTCGGTCTCTGTGTTTGGTACGTGCTCAAGCATATCGATCTCTCTCCCCGGAACGCACCCCAATACTCGCGGCTGCTCGTCTTAGCGAGTGCAGTCGTCGCACACGCGAGTGCAGAAACGTTCTCTGGAGAAGCGGGCATCGTTGCGGCAGCGACGGTCGGTCTCCTACTCGGAAATACTGACCTCCCGTATGAGGCGAACATCGCGGAGTTCAAAGACGATCTGACGCTACTCGTGCTGTCATTTATCTTCATCATGCTCGCTTCCTTGATTGATTTCGATTCGCTTGAGGCGCTGGGAGTTGGCGGTCTTATCGTTATTCTTGCTGTCGTATTCGTCATCCGCCCGCTGCTCGTGTTTGTCTCGGCGAGGGGTGATCGATTTACGCTTCATGAAAAACTCTTTATGAGTTTCGTCGCGCCACGCGGCATCATTCCAGCGAGCGTTGCAACGCTCTTTGCACTCCGGATTCAGGAGGTCAGACCGATCTCGGCCACTCGATTGGCTGGGACAGTGTTCCTTGTGATTCTTGTTACCGTCGTCTTTGAGGGTGGATTTGCACGTCACATCGCAGAGTACCTCGATGTTATTCCACAACGAGTCATCATCATCGGAGGCGGTTCGGTCGGGAGAACGTTGGCCGAACGGTATTTAGAGGACGGTCAACGAGTCGAGATCGTCGAGTCAGATCGAAAACAGCTCGAAGCAGCACGCGATGCAGGATTCATCGTCCATGCAGGAGACGGGACTGATCCCGATGTCCTTCCTGCTGCTGGTATACGGAATGCAAAATTACTCGTCGCCGCAACCGATGACGATGAAGCGAATCTCCGCATCGCAGAGCTTGCGATCGAGACGTTCAACATCACATCTGTGATCGCGCGCGTCAATATGCGCGAGAATACAGAGCAGTTTGAGCGTCTCGGTGCGGAGACGCTTCCCACGTCATTGACTGAAGCATGGGCTGTCGGCGACTTGACCGATGAAACCAGTTGGATCGTCCAGTTCCTTCGAAGTCGTGCGATTCGTGAGTTAGTGGTGAAAACGCCGGATCTCATTGGAGTAACGCCCGATGAGTTCGAAGCAACGCTACCACAGAATACGATCCTCGCTGCTGTTGTCCGAGATGGTGAAATCAAATCGTGGAACAGTTCGTTCACTTTCGAGCGCAACGATTCACTCATCCTTCTCGGGTGGGAGGATGAGATTCAGCGAGTCATCGATCAGTATCCCACTCAGTGA